One Clostridiaceae bacterium genomic window carries:
- a CDS encoding ABC transporter substrate-binding protein, whose amino-acid sequence MKKLTRILALLICIILLFATTTACDVKSSGKLKVGVIQFASHPSLDNCYNGLVKGLEAAGFKNGDNIEIDFQNSMAQSETANQLAKNMVSKKYDLIVGIATPAAMAAYSAARGTNIPVIFCAVSDPVAAQLVQSLDSPGGNCTGTSDLLNLEAQLKMIRAFQPDATRIGVLYTTSEANSLSHLAELEELAPKYQFEVVAQGVQDGADIPQAIASLVNKVDCITNFTDNNVVNNLTIVLAKANDAGIPVYGSEIEQVKLGCLASESLDYVALGEQTGAMAARVLKGEKPGNIPVALVKDSFPVVNTEVAEKFNISIPEAYANAEKVTTSSQ is encoded by the coding sequence ATGAAAAAATTAACAAGGATTCTTGCTCTGCTCATATGTATAATTCTATTATTTGCAACAACCACTGCTTGCGATGTCAAGTCATCCGGCAAGCTTAAGGTGGGAGTTATCCAGTTTGCATCACACCCTTCCCTCGATAATTGTTATAATGGACTTGTAAAAGGATTGGAAGCAGCGGGCTTTAAGAATGGAGATAATATTGAAATTGATTTTCAGAACTCTATGGCGCAATCAGAAACCGCAAACCAATTGGCTAAAAATATGGTGTCAAAAAAATATGATTTAATAGTAGGTATTGCAACACCTGCAGCCATGGCTGCTTATTCCGCTGCCAGGGGCACAAATATTCCTGTAATTTTCTGTGCCGTATCTGACCCTGTAGCAGCTCAGCTTGTACAGTCACTTGATTCACCGGGAGGAAACTGTACAGGTACATCAGACCTTCTTAACCTGGAGGCCCAGTTAAAAATGATTCGTGCATTTCAGCCGGATGCCACCAGAATCGGAGTCCTGTATACGACAAGTGAAGCCAATTCCCTCTCCCACCTGGCTGAGTTGGAAGAATTAGCTCCCAAATACCAGTTTGAAGTAGTTGCACAGGGTGTCCAGGATGGTGCTGACATACCTCAGGCTATTGCCTCATTGGTTAATAAAGTTGACTGCATAACCAATTTTACGGATAATAATGTAGTAAATAACCTGACAATTGTTCTTGCCAAGGCAAATGATGCGGGAATCCCAGTTTATGGTTCGGAAATTGAACAGGTAAAACTAGGTTGTCTTGCATCAGAAAGCCTTGATTATGTAGCGCTTGGAGAACAAACAGGCGCTATGGCAGCCCGGGTACTTAAAGGTGAAAAACCTGGAAATATTCCGGTTGCACTTGTTAAAGACAGTTTTCCGGTGGTGAACACCGAAGTGGCAGAAAAATTTAATATCTCAATACCCGAGGCTTATGCTAACGCAGAGAAAGTAACAACTTCATCACAATAA